Proteins found in one Besnoitia besnoiti strain Bb-Ger1 chromosome Unknown contig00035, whole genome shotgun sequence genomic segment:
- a CDS encoding rhoptry protein ROP18 (encoded by transcript BESB_051150), which translates to MMTRTNAPRHAAPLLWLGITIVSFVTLTRGGAGLVNSHLKTHSRALQDAPVQDFPIGYWKDIGKHAELAGERNDDKPGAISWLEKNTAGDAQSTATGQLTTRWQRVARRLGFGKRNREVAESAGTVPAKRRSTWAGKIAQHMRRAGALLRRKLPAYFSGLRTRIRNWWRGMPDVVRFQPEEPGDALVARLLAELRGIGGRPQDIKWEHGAFDDCVSSTFFPPDAPVDVVSEITGSSRTFVRGPPLGRGGFGIVFLARDVETNEEVVLKAAIKDGVLAETIPASVQKEAFFYRQLPGVKTPEDAHLHLRLLVAADVVKVAHAPAIKLCGAGMSQPRRWVPNLFLVMPKAETDLERLTTTLFEEVPTVSESELGRAARLQLSIGIIQTVANLHDQGLVHVDIKPGNFVVMSDGRLFLSDYGSCEKLGTVRKVGTTEEYLPPEKDKFGGVRYVQAFDAWQVGLSLYVLWCKEKPDKFSGLSTFLHFGECTVDPPEAIKDLIRWFLQKDEGLRLLPLRALRTQQFRQIKKEVERSLRHFAIQPPLETGEETQSVKPEQASLAEATERPGERGMTDTMSTGVEA; encoded by the coding sequence ATGATGACGCGTACCAACGCACCCAGACACGCGGCTCCCCTCCTGTGGCTAGGCATCACAATTGTCTCGTTCGTCACCCTCACGCGTGGGGGGGCTGGCCTTGTGAATTCGCACTTGAAGACTCACTCACGCGCACTGCAGGATGCCCCAGTGCAGGACTTTCCAATCGGATACTGGAAAGACATCGGCAAGCACGCTGAACTCGCTGGAGAGAGAAATGACGACAAGCCAGGGGCCATCTCATGGCTCGAGAAGAACACTGCTGGGGATGCGCAAAGTACTGCAACAGGCCAGCTCACCACGCGCTGGCAAAGAGTGGCTCGCCGTTTGGGCTTTGGGAAAAGAAATAGGGAAGTcgcggagtctgcaggcACTGTCCCCGCGAAACGGCGCTCGACGTGGGCGGGAAAAATTGCCCAGCATATGCGCCGTGCTGGAGCACTTTTGCGGCGCAAACTCCCAGCATACTTTTCCggtctgcggacgcgcatTCGCAACTGGTGGAGGGGCATGCCAGATGTTGTGAGATTCCAGCCGGAAGAGCCGGGAGATGCCCTTGTCGCTCGTCTACTGGCTGAATTGCGCGGGATAGGCGGGCGGCCTCAAGACATCAAATGGGAGCACGGAGCTTTCGACGACTGCGTGTCTTCAACCTTCTTTCCTCCTGATGCCCCGGTAGATGTTGTCTCAGAAATTACGGGAAGCTCCAGGACGTTTGTGCGAGGTCCGCCTCTCGGGAGAGGCGGCTTTGGCATCGTGTTCTTAGCACGAGACGTAGAGACCAATGAGGAGGTTGTTCTGAAGGCTGCTATCAAGGACGGGGTCCTTGCGGAAACGATCCCAGCCAGTGTGCAGAAGGAAGCATTTTTCTACCGTCAGCTTCCAGGTGTGAAAACGCCAGAGGATGCTCACTTGCATCTAAGGCTCCTAGTTGCCGCCGACGTTGTGAAGGTTGCACACGCTCCAGCGATCAAGCTGTGCGGGGCGGGAATGTCGCAGCCTAGACGGTGGGTCCCCAACTTGTTTCTTGTCATGCCGAAGGCAGAGACTGACCTGGAACGGCTTACAACAACATTATTTGAAGAAGTTCCCACTGTCAGCGAGAGTGAGCTCGGCCGCGCTGCACGCTTGCAGCTGAGCATCGGCATCATTCAAACGGTGGCCAACCTCCACGACCAGGGATTAGTTCATGTCGACATCAAGCCAGGAAATTTCGTAGTCATGAGTGACGGGCGACTCTTTCTCAGTGACTATGGCTCATGTGAGAAGCTGGGAACGGTCAGGAAAGTAGGAACGACAGAGGAGTACCTCCCCCCAGAGAAGGACAAGTTTGGAGGGGTTCGTTATGTACAGGCGTTTGACGCGTGGCAAGTCGGTCTATCTCTGTACGTGCTTTGGTGCAAGGAGAAGCCTGATAAGTTTTCTGGCCTTTCGACGTTCCTGCATTTTGGCGAGTGTACTGTGGATCCGCCAGAGGCAATCAAGGACCTCATTCGGTGGTTCCTACAAAAGGACGAGGGGCTCCGGCTGCTGCCTTTGCGTGCCCTGCGAACTCAGCAGTTTCGCCAGATAAAGAAGGAGGTTGAGCGGTCGCTGCGACATTTCGCCATACAGCCTCCATTAGAaacaggcgaagagacgcagtcGGTGAAACCAGAGCAGGCGTCTTTGGCGGAGGCTACGGAACGTCCTGGGGAACGTGGAATGACGGATACGATGTCGACAGGCGTCGAGGCGTAG